A part of Streptomyces sp. NBC_01451 genomic DNA contains:
- a CDS encoding enoyl-CoA hydratase/isomerase family protein, with amino-acid sequence MTLPSPFLLVDLDRGPSPGLGPGTRGVTGRVLVGVSEKPTGADGGFDVLLTAEPDPPRPWVGCADPRATARRLAEIVADRPAASVALTQVLRMGPALAPPDRLVAESLAYSTLQASAVFRAWLDSAPPRTPRPSPAPVRLARDGDRLAITLDRPQARNAMDAGTRDALCEALEVAALDPSITRVDLYGNGPAFCAGGDLSEFGTARDPAQAHLVRVHRSPAALLQRCGALVTAHLHGACVGAGIELPAFAGRVRAAPDTVIRLPEVEMGLIPGAGGTASLPLRIGRERTAYLALSGEALTAGEALRWGLVDEVVQGE; translated from the coding sequence GAACGAGGGGCGTGACCGGGCGGGTGCTCGTAGGCGTCTCGGAGAAACCGACCGGGGCCGACGGCGGCTTCGACGTCCTCCTCACCGCCGAGCCCGATCCGCCGCGCCCCTGGGTGGGCTGCGCCGACCCGCGCGCCACCGCCCGCCGGCTGGCGGAGATCGTCGCGGACCGTCCCGCCGCCTCGGTCGCCCTGACGCAGGTCCTGCGGATGGGTCCGGCGCTGGCGCCGCCCGACCGTCTTGTGGCCGAGTCGCTCGCCTACTCCACGCTCCAGGCGTCCGCCGTCTTCCGCGCCTGGCTGGACTCGGCACCCCCGCGTACGCCGCGCCCCTCCCCCGCACCGGTACGGCTGGCCCGTGACGGCGACCGGCTCGCCATCACCCTCGACCGGCCGCAGGCTCGCAACGCCATGGACGCCGGCACCCGGGACGCCCTGTGCGAGGCGCTCGAAGTCGCCGCGCTGGACCCGTCGATCACCCGCGTCGACCTCTACGGCAACGGGCCGGCCTTCTGCGCCGGCGGGGATCTGAGCGAGTTCGGCACGGCCAGGGATCCCGCACAGGCCCACCTGGTGCGCGTCCACCGCAGCCCGGCCGCACTGCTCCAGCGGTGCGGTGCGCTGGTCACGGCACATCTGCACGGCGCCTGCGTCGGGGCGGGGATCGAGCTGCCAGCGTTCGCGGGGCGGGTGCGGGCGGCGCCGGATACGGTGATCCGGCTGCCGGAGGTGGAGATGGGACTGATTCCGGGTGCGGGCGGCACGGCCAGTCTGCCGCTGCGGATCGGGCGGGAGCGTACGGCGTATCTGGCGCTGTCGGGCGAGGCTCTGACCGCCGGGGAGGCGCTTCGGTGGGGGCTGGTCGACGAGGTCGTGCAGGGGGAGTAG
- a CDS encoding enoyl-CoA hydratase-related protein: MPQGDEGDQGGRDDLVLTERVGNVLVATMNRPEARNALNPELLHELSTTLKEADADPAVRAIVLTGVGAAFCAGMDLKAFARGARFDGLLWFYREGVATPVVAALNGSAVAGGFELALACDLVVAADTASLGIAEVKRGLFAAGGATTLADRVPLAVALEMGLTGELVTAARAREIGLVNRVVPADTVRAEALALAERIAENGPLGVAMTKKLMRERRWAEPAEIESVFRSADATEGARAFAERRPPVWTGE, from the coding sequence ATGCCGCAGGGCGATGAGGGAGATCAGGGCGGTCGGGACGACCTGGTCCTGACCGAACGGGTGGGCAACGTCCTTGTGGCCACGATGAACCGGCCCGAGGCACGAAACGCCCTGAACCCGGAGCTCCTTCACGAACTCTCGACGACACTCAAGGAGGCGGACGCCGATCCCGCCGTCCGGGCGATCGTCCTCACCGGGGTGGGCGCTGCCTTCTGCGCCGGCATGGACCTGAAGGCGTTCGCGCGCGGCGCCCGATTCGACGGCCTGCTCTGGTTCTACCGCGAGGGCGTCGCCACCCCGGTCGTCGCGGCCCTCAACGGATCCGCGGTGGCCGGCGGCTTCGAACTCGCCCTGGCCTGTGACCTGGTGGTCGCCGCCGACACCGCGTCCCTGGGAATCGCCGAGGTGAAACGCGGCCTCTTCGCGGCGGGCGGCGCCACCACCCTCGCCGACCGCGTCCCACTCGCCGTCGCCCTGGAAATGGGCCTCACGGGCGAACTGGTCACGGCGGCCAGGGCCCGGGAGATCGGCCTGGTCAACCGGGTCGTCCCGGCCGACACAGTCCGCGCGGAGGCGCTGGCACTTGCCGAACGGATCGCCGAGAACGGCCCGTTGGGCGTCGCCATGACCAAGAAGCTGATGCGGGAACGCCGTTGGGCCGAGCCGGCAGAGATCGAGTCGGTGTTCCGCAGCGCCGACGCGACGGAGGGAGCGAGGGCGTTCGCGGAGCGAAGGCCACCGGTGTGGACAGGAGAGTGA